The Bacteroidota bacterium genome includes a region encoding these proteins:
- a CDS encoding serine hydrolase: protein MKSIVFIVLLAFTSTLAYGQGLDTAKLDQLFDALEKRNEAMGSLVIARNGIILYSRAIGMRSIDADTSIAADIKTNYRIWSITKPYTATMILQLAEEGKLTLDTTLDTFYPGIPNAGIITIRQMLQHKSGIHDFIQNDTNEDWDTYIHEPLTPDFMVPHISQYPPDFQPGTAFGYSNSNYLLLGYIIEQLDGHTYGQSLYSRISERAGLTSTYFGVGALDQVENKAQSYAHNGQWQPIDEGPFSGLIPAGAGGIVSTPTDMALFIDALFTGKLVSDTSLALMLPKDDNFYKLGLMRFPHAAFTGYGHTGGYVATESSLAYYPQDSLIIAYATNGIVLRKEDILSNVLKIYHGEPFAVSMNRDVQTALVFAFGLLLFACIKTHIRPQQWRWTGLGILLLFWAGTAIAGQLLGAHSHVQDAVTDLAAFYSASGTFMASIELVIALTLLFFLHACYAACKREGLSILPLLPALFIPISLLGATLFSFPNPLYTLFANLIILSAFSPLLALIFWRTQKGAGIRWAAAASLLLMVLSLGLIFSRPSFPAFVHAYWGLIQRSLYLGWTVWIAALGLLMPLKPTTP from the coding sequence ATGAAGTCCATCGTATTCATAGTACTGCTCGCATTTACATCTACACTCGCATACGGCCAAGGTCTCGACACAGCCAAGCTGGACCAGTTGTTTGACGCACTCGAAAAGCGCAACGAGGCCATGGGTAGCCTGGTGATAGCCCGGAATGGGATCATCCTGTACAGTCGAGCCATTGGGATGCGTTCGATTGACGCGGACACCTCCATCGCGGCAGACATCAAGACGAACTACCGCATCTGGTCTATCACAAAACCCTATACAGCAACGATGATCTTGCAGTTGGCTGAAGAGGGAAAACTTACACTGGACACAACGCTCGACACCTTTTACCCCGGCATTCCCAACGCCGGCATCATCACCATCCGTCAGATGCTGCAACATAAAAGCGGCATTCACGACTTCATACAGAACGACACCAACGAAGATTGGGACACCTACATACATGAGCCGTTGACACCGGACTTTATGGTCCCGCACATCAGTCAATACCCGCCGGACTTTCAACCGGGCACCGCGTTTGGATACAGTAACTCCAACTACTTGCTGCTCGGCTACATCATAGAACAGCTAGACGGACATACCTATGGGCAGTCGCTATACAGCAGGATTTCTGAAAGAGCCGGCCTCACAAGTACATACTTTGGCGTAGGCGCGCTCGACCAGGTAGAAAACAAGGCACAGTCGTACGCGCACAACGGCCAATGGCAACCAATTGATGAAGGCCCCTTCAGTGGTCTGATTCCGGCCGGCGCCGGCGGGATTGTCTCTACGCCTACAGACATGGCGCTTTTTATTGATGCCTTGTTTACCGGCAAGCTGGTATCGGACACCAGCCTCGCGCTGATGCTGCCCAAAGATGACAACTTTTATAAACTTGGCTTGATGCGATTCCCCCATGCAGCCTTTACGGGTTATGGGCATACGGGCGGTTATGTTGCCACAGAATCCAGCCTGGCGTACTACCCGCAGGACAGCCTCATAATTGCTTATGCAACAAATGGCATCGTCCTTAGAAAGGAAGATATCTTGTCAAACGTATTGAAAATCTATCACGGCGAACCGTTTGCCGTCTCGATGAACCGGGACGTTCAAACTGCGCTTGTTTTTGCATTTGGGCTCCTGCTATTTGCTTGTATCAAAACACATATTCGACCGCAGCAGTGGCGCTGGACCGGGTTAGGAATCCTGCTGTTGTTTTGGGCCGGCACAGCAATCGCCGGACAACTCCTGGGAGCGCATAGCCACGTACAAGATGCGGTCACAGACCTTGCTGCGTTTTACAGTGCCTCAGGCACCTTCATGGCGAGCATCGAGCTGGTTATTGCCCTGACTTTGCTCTTTTTTCTACACGCATGTTATGCCGCTTGCAAACGCGAAGGCCTGAGCATCCTGCCGCTACTACCTGCGCTATTTATTCCCATCTCATTGTTGGGCGCAACGCTTTTCTCCTTCCCGAATCCACTGTACACCCTGTTTGCAAACCTCATCATTCTATCGGCATTCTCCCCCCTGCTTGCCCTTATCTTTTGGCGGACACAGAAAGGAGCAGGCATACGATGGGCAGCGGCAGCAAGCCTGCTTCTGATGGTACTCTCTCTCGGCTTAATTTTCAGCCGGCCAAGCTTTCCTGCATTTGTTCATGCCTACTGGGGCCTTATACAGCGAAGCCTTTACCTGGGCTGGACAGTATGGATTGCCGCGCTAGGTCTGCTTATGCCGCTCAAACCCACCACCCCTTAA
- a CDS encoding amidohydrolase family protein translates to MKNLNWLRQGFPVTMAALLLVLGVTSCSKAKKDPLKAAGDSILITGISLVLAEENRATSPKDILISDGKIAGIKDAGLLPHSLAKNIISGEGLFVMPGIIDVHAHIGDGGINAQSPSDRQNALTQFVRYGVTSIFVPGGGAGNDHNMAEWKARCKTSELRCPDLFGSGALITVPGSHPISTIWNFPEDISEKILYARGATVVKEDTNVDSLIESKVALGADAIKIIIEDWGGTVPRLPNHQIEQLTSASHRHGLKVLAHVSMPAHIENGLAHGIDAVMHSVEGPLGQLTLESMAQQRVFFVSTLSLYDGFINRALGKKTTDVFALAGVSETALASLEDFNFSPFDTREQALSVQATIFDNLRRAAEAGVPLALGTDVNNPAVYPGYSSHREMELMVQAGLSPAVVLEAATHGGAIFLAKHTELGRIQPGYEADLLLLKQNPLEDIRHTRGIHTVIADGRLVENVVTVP, encoded by the coding sequence ATGAAAAACTTAAACTGGCTGCGACAAGGATTCCCCGTCACAATGGCGGCTCTACTTCTAGTGTTGGGGGTTACATCCTGTTCAAAAGCAAAAAAAGACCCGTTAAAAGCTGCAGGAGATAGCATTTTGATAACGGGTATCTCACTGGTTCTGGCAGAAGAGAACCGGGCAACTTCACCAAAGGATATCTTAATTTCTGATGGTAAAATTGCAGGAATCAAGGATGCCGGCTTACTTCCCCATTCTCTTGCGAAAAACATCATATCTGGAGAAGGTTTATTTGTGATGCCTGGTATAATCGATGTGCATGCGCATATTGGAGATGGAGGTATCAACGCGCAGTCACCTTCAGACCGCCAGAACGCATTGACGCAGTTTGTCCGCTACGGGGTCACCTCAATTTTTGTCCCCGGCGGCGGAGCTGGAAACGACCATAACATGGCTGAATGGAAAGCTCGCTGCAAAACCAGTGAGCTACGCTGCCCCGATCTATTCGGATCAGGTGCACTCATAACAGTTCCGGGTAGCCATCCCATCAGCACCATCTGGAATTTTCCCGAGGACATCTCTGAAAAAATTTTATACGCGCGCGGCGCTACGGTGGTCAAGGAAGACACAAACGTTGATTCTTTGATAGAAAGCAAAGTGGCACTTGGCGCGGATGCCATCAAAATAATAATTGAAGACTGGGGAGGAACGGTACCCCGGTTGCCCAATCATCAAATCGAACAACTCACCAGCGCCTCACACCGTCATGGACTGAAAGTATTGGCGCACGTCAGCATGCCGGCACATATTGAAAACGGATTGGCGCATGGCATTGATGCTGTAATGCACTCTGTAGAAGGGCCACTTGGTCAGCTTACGCTTGAATCAATGGCACAGCAACGCGTCTTTTTTGTTAGCACCCTGTCACTCTATGACGGATTTATAAACAGGGCACTTGGGAAAAAGACAACTGATGTTTTTGCCCTTGCTGGCGTATCAGAAACTGCGCTGGCAAGCCTGGAAGACTTCAACTTTAGCCCGTTTGATACCAGGGAGCAAGCCCTTTCGGTACAAGCAACTATTTTTGACAACCTGCGACGCGCAGCTGAAGCAGGCGTGCCGCTGGCACTCGGTACAGATGTGAATAATCCGGCTGTGTACCCGGGATATTCTAGCCACAGAGAAATGGAGCTTATGGTCCAGGCCGGCCTTTCACCGGCTGTTGTCCTTGAAGCGGCTACACACGGTGGTGCCATTTTCCTGGCTAAACACACCGAACTCGGACGCATTCAGCCAGGATATGAAGCAGACTTGTTATTGCTGAAACAAAATCCACTAGAGGATATCCGACATACGCGTGGCATCCATACAGTAATTGCAGATGGCCGGCTTGTTGAAAATGTGGTTACTGTACCCTAG